The Naumovozyma dairenensis CBS 421 chromosome 1, complete genome genomic interval aaaacaatgaaCGTTTAAAAGTTATATAGTCCATATTTTGTGTATCTGACAACTTACCCTTcgtgatgatgatttgcGGAAGTTCATAACACCAAGAAAACTGAAACCCTTCCAGACTATGTATTATTCTGTTTTATTATAACAGCCCACCTCCATGATAATTCCTATATATTGGGTCTTATTTGTTCAGTATTTCACAGTTATGGCAAATTAGCCGCCGAGCTAGATAGTACAAGGACTACTTGTCTCCAACAGTGACACCTTTCGAAATAATTAATCAGGCTTTTTACATTTACAGTTACAACATGgcaaataaattcttgcTCGTAATGAAACACCTTCCATATCTGGTTTGTTTCCCCTTACTCTCTTGCCAATATTTTGCATTGTTTAGACTACATAAAGTTACCACAGTTTTTTGACTTCAAAGcgaatgaaaaatttcaaattactAAGCAGTTTGCCAATGCATTGAAGTCAGATCATCGAAAGACAAAGTAAGCTATAGCATCACAGATctgtaatatatataccaaCAGGATTAATACAAGCATATCTGGTCTTTTAATATTGTACTCCTTACGAGTTCGAAATATATCAGCGGGAAGAAGGAACCATGTCAtcacaaaagaaaatagcCATCTTGTTTGGTTCCGAGACAGGTAATGCCCAAGATTTCGCAACAATCCTGTCGCACAAATTACAAAGGCTACATTTTTCTCATACATTATCATCCTTTTCAGAATATGATCCTAAAGATATATTGAGCTGTAAATATCTTTTCCTCTTTTGTTCGACTACTGGTCAAGGTGAATTACCTAAGAATGCATCGGATGGTAAATTTTGGTCgtttttaaagaaaaagaaattaccAGCAAATTTTTTAAGTCATGTAAATGTGACTTTGTTTGGCTTAGGTGATTCGTCTTATCCAAAGTTCAACTATGCGATTAGAAAATTACATCAAAGAATTGTCGTTCAATTGGGAGCAAAGGAAGTATTCGATAGATTGGAAGCTGATGAACAATCAATGGCAGGAAGTAATAAGGGAACAGGTGCTGGGGTGGAGAGCGTTTATTTCGAATATGAGAAAAGaattttacaatttttGAAGGAAAAGTTCCCCAATAgaaagttgaaaaatggtGAAGTTATTGAAcgtgatgaaattgatccTGAAATATATTTGGCGCCATACTCTTACCTTACTTTAGCTGACGAGGAAGATGATCCTAATCCAGCAGCATCAGATAACAGTAACATTAAGTTCGAAGGTGATAAGTCTATGAAATATGGGAAGGTGATTAAAAATGAACGAATCACGGACCCTGAACATTTCCAAGACGTTAGAcaatttatcttcaaaaataatgacGAATCAGtaaatgatatttattatcCAGGTGATACTGCTGCAATTTATTCATATAATACAGATTTGGCTGTCGAACAATTCTTAGAAAATCAGTCTCATTGGTTAGAAGTTGCAGATAAACCCTTAAAATTTACCAATGGTATACCAAGTCATTTAAGAGATGGTGGTATCGTTAAACCATTAACGATAAGGAATTTACTGAAGTATCACTGTGATATAATGAGTATCCCAAGAACAAGTTTCTTCATGAAAATGTGGACGTTTGCTACAGATGTCACAAGAATGGAACGTGGTGAAgaacaattaaatgatCAAAGGGATAAGTTAAAGGAATTTGCTTACGATGAAGATATGCAAGAATTATATGATTATTGTAATAGACCAAGAAGATCTATCTTAGAAGTTTTGGATGACTTCCTTTCCGTGAGATTACCTTGGAAATATATGCTGGATTATCTTCCTATTATAAAGCCACGTTATTATTCTATCTCAAGTGGTCCTTGTAATCCACAGATCGAGTTGACTGTTGCTATAGTTAAATACCGAACTATTTTAAGGAAGATCAGAAAGGGTGTCTGCAGTGATTTTATCGCTCATCTAAATACAAATGATCAAGTGCGTTATAAGATCATCagtaataatttaattagAAAGTCAT includes:
- the TAH18 gene encoding NAPDH-dependent diflavin reductase (similar to Saccharomyces cerevisiae TAH18 (YPR048W); ancestral locus Anc_3.329); translation: MSSQKKIAILFGSETGNAQDFATILSHKLQRLHFSHTLSSFSEYDPKDILSCKYLFLFCSTTGQGELPKNASDGKFWSFLKKKKLPANFLSHVNVTLFGLGDSSYPKFNYAIRKLHQRIVVQLGAKEVFDRLEADEQSMAGSNKGTGAGVESVYFEYEKRILQFLKEKFPNRKLKNGEVIERDEIDPEIYLAPYSYLTLADEEDDPNPAASDNSNIKFEGDKSMKYGKVIKNERITDPEHFQDVRQFIFKNNDESVNDIYYPGDTAAIYSYNTDLAVEQFLENQSHWLEVADKPLKFTNGIPSHLRDGGIVKPLTIRNLLKYHCDIMSIPRTSFFMKMWTFATDVTRMERGEEQLNDQRDKLKEFAYDEDMQELYDYCNRPRRSILEVLDDFLSVRLPWKYMLDYLPIIKPRYYSISSGPCNPQIELTVAIVKYRTILRKIRKGVCSDFIAHLNTNDQVRYKIISNNLIRKSYHGKPMILVSPGVGIAPLMSVVKANVSNDIHFFFGCRFKDKDYLYQDILEKWNSENKIMLHPVFSRDRENSPDTKYVQDVLWKLGQEMTDLIVKDNALMLLCGASGKMPVQVRLTVIEMLKKWGNFADDDAARKYLKEMERDDRYLQETW